The nucleotide window TCTTTTTATGCACTAAACATAATATTCAGTGAACTTCTGTTTTTCAGCTCATGGTGGACAATCTCCTGAATTGTTTCCTAACGGCTCAAAGTCAAATGTTGTAATTGGTCTGCAGCACCATTCTTCAGGAGAGTCGTCTGACCGCTCAAAGGCAAATGTCATACTGGGTCTGCAACATCATTCTGCTGGAGGATCGTCTGACCACTCTAGGGCAAATGTCATAACTGGTATGCAACATCATTCTGCTGGAGGATTCCCGGCAAACCCTGGACCAGTCATCCAGAATCCACATAACACCGGTCTGCAACATCATTCTGCTGGAGGATTTCCGGCAAACCCTGGACCAGTCATCCAGAATCCACATAACTCCGGTCTGCAACATCATTCTGCTGGAGGATTGCCGGCAAACCCTGGACCAGTCATCCAGAATCCACATAACAAAGGTGAGTCACTAAAGCCTTTATCATTTCTACTGTTATATAAACTCTGacgaataatatatatttttgtatcttGTGTCGTACCTTCTATGTATATTAGGAAGTTATATACTACTGTTAAAATGTTAACTTTGAACGGCATTAGTCTCAGATGAGAATGAGGTGTAATTTCAGTTTTCAAGATTTAGTTCGCAATACATTAATAAATCCACGTCTCTTCTGAAATAATCAGGTTGAGGAGATAAAGTTAGATCTTAGAACACATGATACTGCGAtttcatttactttttgttttttgttacagTAGAGGAAAAATTGTCTTCATCTGGAAATAAGAATGACTGCTCGAAAGTTTCGTTCCCATCCAATCCCAGGGCTATTCCTACTTCAGTCTCTGACAGCAACAATGTTGATATTGGGACAAATAATGTGTCTTCAACTTCAGTAGGCACCCCACCGGGCCGAATGAGGGTCCGTGTTTACTCAAGAAAGACAAATGTTGAAATTGCACCTGGTGGTACTTTGATGCCGTGTAGCGACGACAAGTATGTTGCTTACTCCTACTCTGAATAAGATTATTGGAAAGCTGCAGATCATGTCCTTGTTGTTTCAAACTTTGTCCCTGGAGTACATTCatgtagaaaaagaagaattgGAGCAGCTTAGTCAATAAGCTATGATAAACAACCCGGGTTTTATGCTTATAAGCACTCTGATAACTATTCCTTTAATTTTTATGCTTCTTGTTTGCATGGTGAATTACATGCTAGATCGCTCGgagtatatttattttatttttggtacagtCTCAGTTATATATTACATCCTTCTAAGTTTATGGtactatcaattttatttttttttaatattgtttttctaagtttattCTGTAAGAGAGAAGAGTAATTTGCTTCCTTTCAAATGCCGGAGAATCAAGGGGATGAGATTCACTTTGATGAATCTTTTTCTCACCAATTAGAGAGGTTCACAAGGCCTAGCTCAATAGGCAATGCAGGTATTGTTAGGCTTGTCACTTTGTTTTGGGTCCGAACCCTGAAGCTCGTAgttatgtgtgtgtgtttcaGTGGTGCTTGTCACTTTATCTATTGACTCAGAAGAAAATGTCTGGTTGGAGAGGATCCCAACCTAGAGTCAAGAGAGTGGCTCAAGAAAGATAATCTAAGCATATGAagtatatgtttggttccatATTTTGGTGAGACAAAATTGATTCTTGAtgtgtataattgattttgatatgtttggtttctttgtaatatatttaattttgtctGTGGAATTTATTCCACTTGAAGTTAGAAATTGTAGCTTCTGATTTTAGAAATTgttcaactcattttttttcaaaaaaaaaaaaaaaaaaaaactcacttttacatgaatACATTCAAATATAAACCACTTTACCTTCAAACTCAATTTTGCAAAactaattcattcaaaatctaaTTTTTCCACTGCAAAACCAAACATTCTCACTGAAAAGCTATCAAGAACCTATAAGAAGGCTACAAGAGAGTTGACAATGAATTGTGGAGGCGACTAAGGAATAGGACCCTACACTATATACAAATTCTTATGTTCTTTtggttaaacattttttttttatatcttataTACAAAAGTTACACATATTTATAAGCTTGTATAAATAGGAAAGAGGggaaatataatcaaatttcataaataatttaaaaatagtctttttttttagcaaaattaaaatactttaATTAACCGAATATGTTCCGCAAATAAGCTATATGATTGTGAAGAGAGGTTTGCTTGGTAAGACAAAATTGCTATCTTATAGCGTATAAATTTTTATGactaaagaaaaattgtttgataGCGAACATTTTCTCATTAGGtttttaagtttctttttcACAAgttaatagtaattttttgaaagtaactttttagcttatataacatttgtcaaaaaaaaaaatataacatatttttcttgtttttactcttatttttatttaaaaaattatatattcgtttaaaatatcacattttgttagaaacattttatgttttatatgtccttgtgagtttagctcaattgataaggacaatgcataatatatacaaggttcgGGATTCAAACCttggacaccacaaaaaaaaaagttttatatgaAGTGGTATATGATCTGgtgatgaaaaataatgaacatcaataaaattataagaaaattctcttaaaatttcatttaaaaaatgtcatatcactatattttagataaaaaaaattgaatgaggtAAGAGTTATCCAGATTTAAAATAGGGGATCGTAACTGCaatcaaactttattttttgtaaggataaaaatggaaataaatttcttttttttttgaaggagaaataAATTTCTTATGACAGTGAGTTTGTTTCTAACCtagttcttttattttcatagaATTATGATAGAGGCAAAATTGAGTTATGCTTGGTTCAGCAAAAACTAGATTAATGTGTCCCTTAACATCTAATAAGTCCTTAATGTGTATTAGTTAGTACACTCTAATTTACAGGGTGactaacattataaaaaaagaagagatgACCAGCATGGAAATATCATAAAGAGTGGAGAGAAACATGTCgtttgagagaagaaaaaagcatGGAAAATGGAATATAAGATCCCACTATCTTCTTAGTTTAATAGTTAAACTCAAAAGAAAACATTGATAAGTAGAAATTCTAATAATTTACTTATCATTCATCTTTTGCTAAGACATTGACAAGTAGACTCCAAATAACCAAACAAATCCCATTTTTCTGACTCAACTCTATATATAATAGTTGCATAAAGAACTAAAAGAAATAGCCAAAAAATATAGTTTGCACATAAAGTACttaaaaaatagcaaaatttGCTTTGCTTCTTAAAAAgggacataatttttttaacattgtcAATTATATAACTATATAATACAATTAATTAAGCTACAAAAGTTATTCAACTCATAAAGAAACTCAAAAAAGCTAATATGAATTACATTGTTCTCAACAAGTTTTGTTGCTAATTGCTATAGATGTTAGAAGGGGTGCAAGTTTTTGTAGCCAAGGCAACTAGAAAGTCTCTATAGTCCCCACATGGAATGCTTTCACATATAAAATCACCAAGTTCCTTCTCATACTTTTCTTTGAAAACCCTTCTAATCTCATCCATGTCTATATCTGCCCTACTCACCAATGTTCTTGCCAAAGTTCCTATGTCTCTTTTTTCCCTTTTGATGCTTGTATATAGTTCCTGCCAATATTCAATTAGGTTAAATATGTGTTTGATCCGATTAAAGTTGGTAAAATTTGATTTAGGtcatgaaaattttatattatatcagACTATCTAACCAATGTGTTTTTAGTCACTCATCAGTCTCTTGAgaactaaaaagtaaaaaacacaattttttgtaattttttcgaACTAatctatgaagaaaaaaaattatgaccaaaattaaaatttgtggaAGAAACAAAGTTTAAAAAAAGAGTTACCTTTGCATAATAATATGCTTGATTGCAAATGCAGTTCACAACCACCATTAGAGATTTACCAAATTGTCCATAATTTCCCCTCTTGatagactaaaacaaaaatgcaTTCAAGATACATAAGCAAATTTAAAATCTATATCAAATAATGAAATAGATTCAATGAGGCAAGGAGAAAGAGGATAATTACTAGCATAATCTAATTATATAGTACCTTGGTATAGTCATGCCCATAAATGTGTTTGTAACTCAAAAATGTTAGTTTCAATTGTGGAATACTTCTCTTGCTTAAAATTTCTAGCACAACAGCTTCATCTATAGCTCCTAAACTTCCTTCACCAGTTTCATATAGCCTCCTTGCATCACACTTAGATATATGATGGCTAATATCTGCTTGGTGAGCTTTATGTGATGCTGACAATGCCGTAAGAATCTgcatattcaaaatcaaaccttattttctttaaatttgcaaaaaaaagttgaatttttgttttcctATAAAGAGTGTTTGCCGATAACCTCAACTGCTTTGAGTTAAGAGTTAAAAACTCGGGTCTCAAACCCTGATAAAAGAGGAAAATATGAACATAACATCaaatatactaacatttgtctATAAAAGATAATAACCCTACCTTTTGAAATGGATGTGGAGGGTCCAAATTCATAATATCTTGGTCCAATTGTCTTCTAAACATTTTGTGATATGCTTGTGTTATGAGAACGATATGACTTGATTTCCTACCTACAAAAATCTCCACAAGAGCCTTGAAATTGGTCTCATCTTGTTGAAGAGCTTCCCTAGCCACAAAAGCATCTCTATCATGAGGACATAGCATCCATAAAGACAAAGTAGAAAATTTCATAGAAGAAAAACCATCTTCATCATATCTTTGTAATTGACTTATCAAGTCTTCACCATAGACTGTCTTATAAGTCTCTCTTAGTTGTTGTCTTTCAAGGATGGTTAAGCAAGAAAGAGATGGAACTAGTTGGCTCAAACCACCTAAGGAATCATGAATTTTCTTGCAATCATGCTCAAAATTATGGTTTGTCATGGTTAGAATGTTAGTAGCAATATGTGGAAAAGAAAACTATGGAATGGTCTTATTTGTTGAAAATAGTTGAGATGACTATTTTACATGTATTTAAGTAGCTATTACTTGA belongs to Medicago truncatula cultivar Jemalong A17 chromosome 6, MtrunA17r5.0-ANR, whole genome shotgun sequence and includes:
- the LOC25495854 gene encoding annexin A13 — its product is MTNHNFEHDCKKIHDSLGGLSQLVPSLSCLTILERQQLRETYKTVYGEDLISQLQRYDEDGFSSMKFSTLSLWMLCPHDRDAFVAREALQQDETNFKALVEIFVGRKSSHIVLITQAYHKMFRRQLDQDIMNLDPPHPFQKILTALSASHKAHQADISHHISKCDARRLYETGEGSLGAIDEAVVLEILSKRSIPQLKLTFLSYKHIYGHDYTKSIKRGNYGQFGKSLMVVVNCICNQAYYYAKELYTSIKREKRDIGTLARTLVSRADIDMDEIRRVFKEKYEKELGDFICESIPCGDYRDFLVALATKTCTPSNIYSN